One segment of Mobula birostris isolate sMobBir1 chromosome 29, sMobBir1.hap1, whole genome shotgun sequence DNA contains the following:
- the LOC140190171 gene encoding UDP-glucuronosyltransferase 2A2-like, whose protein sequence is MKTMEPSLLGLAGLLLAVLIPGVACANILVVPVDGSHWINMRLLLQDLHARGHSLTVLHSSSSLFIREEPTLYRSITVPAAEKLGIMEDRQMFSRLLVETLEVFRNGYTPLAFLQNNRNLRRIVSESHKAVRGFITQLFEDQQLMAKIKGAGFQLVITDPLYPTGAMVAWHLGLPLVNNARFVTNGDCHQLLAPSPISYVPVVGSRLTDSMTFSQRLTNTIQYFIATTLMGRLVESGYEEMCQHYLGPSTSLRKVVLAADVWLMRVDFVLDFPRPTLPNMVYVGGFQCKPAQPLPAELEAFMQGAGDPGVVLVSLGTLVTNLPDWLSETMATAFSRLPQRVVWRHLGPLPHGLGNNTLVVNWMPQNDLLGHPKTVAFVSHGGTNSLYEAIYHGVPVVGLPLIFDQFDNMVRLQARGAARLLDTTGLQADDLEAALRDIVGGPGLSYRRHMQRLSALHRDQLQTPLQRAVYWVEFVLRHGGAPHLRPAGLDLPWHVYYGLDVAAFLGGLAVCGLLLSVLLIKWLCSALRGGKRKQD, encoded by the coding sequence ATGAAGACCATGGAGCCCAGCCTGCTGGGCCTGGCCGGCCTCCTGCTGGCCGTGTTGATTCCAGGGGTGGCGTGCGCCAATATCCTGGTGGTGCCAGTGGACGGCAGTCACTGGATCAACATGCGGCTGCTGCTGCAGGATCTCCATGCccgcggacactccctcaccgtGCTGCACAGCTCCAGCAGCTTGTTCATCCGCGAAGAGCCCACCCTGTACCGCTCCATCACTGTGCCGGCCGCAGAGAAGCTGGGCATCATGGAGGACAGGCAGATGTTCTCCAGactgctggtggagactctggaGGTCTTCCGGAACGGCTACACGCCCCTGGCCTTTCTGCAAAATAACCGCAACCTCCGCCGCATAGTCAGTGAGTCGCACAAGGCCGTGCGGGGCTTCATCACCCAGCTGTTCGAGGACCAGCAGCTGATGGCCAAAATAAAAGGGGCTGGCTTCCAACTGGTGATCACCGACCCACTCTACCCCACTGGAGCCATGGTCGCCTGGCACCTGGGCCTCCCCCTGGTCAACAACGCCCGCTTTGTCACCAATGGTGACTGCCACCAGCTGCTGGCACCCTCACCCATCTCCTACGTGCCGGTGGTGGGGAGCCGTCTGACTGACAGCATGACCTTCAGCCAGCGCCTGACTAACACCATCCAGTACTTCATAGCCACCACCCTCATGGGCAGACTGGTGGAGAGTGGCTATGAGGAGATGTGCCAGCACTACCTGGGGCCAAGCACCAGCCTGCGGAAGGTGGTACTGGCCGCCGACGTGTGGCTGATGCGGGTGGACTTTGTGCTGGACTTCCCACGGCCTACCCTCCCCAACATGGTCTACGTGGGCGGCTTCCAGTGCAAGCCGGCCCAGCCCCTCCCTGCCGAGCTGGAGGCATTCATGCAGGGCGCTGGCGATCCCGGCGTGGTGCTGGTCTCGCTGGGGACTCTGGTGACCAATCTCCCCGACTGGCTGTCTGAGACCATGGCGACGGCCTTCAGCCGCCTGCCCCAGCGGGTAGTCTGGCGCCACCTGGGTCCTCTGCCCCATGGCCTGGGCAATAACACCCTCGTGGTCAACTGGATGCCCCAGAATGATCTGCTGGGCCACCCCAAGACCGTGGCCTTCGTCTCCCACGGGGGCACTAACAGCCTGTACGAGGCCATCTACCACGGGGTGCCGGTGGTGGGGCTGCCCCTCATCTTCGACCAGTTCGACAACATGGTCCGGCTGCAGGCCCGAGGGGCCGCGCGGCTGCTGGACACCACCGGCCTGCAGGCCGACGATCTGGAGGCTGCCCTGCGGGACATAGTGGGGGGCCCGGGCCTCTCGTACCGCCGTCACATGCAACGCCTCTCTGCCCTGCACCGTGACCAGCTGCAGACCCCGCTGCAGCGCGCCGTCTACTGGGTGGAGTTCGTGCTGAGGCACGGCGGCGCCCCTCACTTGCGGCCTGCTGGCCTCGACCTGCCCTGGCACGTCTACTACGGACTGGACGTGGCAGCGTTCCTGGGCGGGCTGGCCGTCTGCGGGCTCCTCTTGTCCGTCCTGCTGATCAAATGGCTCTGCAGTGCTCTGAGGGGAGGCAAGCGGAAGCAGGACTGA